One segment of Anastrepha obliqua isolate idAnaObli1 chromosome 3, idAnaObli1_1.0, whole genome shotgun sequence DNA contains the following:
- the LOC129243144 gene encoding semaphorin-5B isoform X2 produces the protein MFILKLHIMFTHFVLLLLLTSMLCLQQCTDAYRHKAANYELLDNDSRFISYQDLMSTSKRFNDPNTTYFSQMLFDVARNQVIVGARDSIYRMSFDLEPLERAIWAAPPEQIGICQVKGQSERLCRNYVRVLQSYGENQLYACGTNAFQPQCSWRQMENLTIVAYDNGVGKCPFNPHSSITSLMSSTDKMFVGTATDFSGGDAAILRTEVQPKKIFGYRHIVRTQQYNNNWLNNPHFVGSFEAGSFVYFLFREPAVEYSNWGKIIYSRIARVCKNDVGGDHILKNSWTSFVKARLNCSLPGEYPFYFDEIHGMTYSADEDVLYATFSTPENSIHGSAVCSYNLSAINAAFDGPFRYQDSADSDWRVVDMPHRGQFECETPSPDMRYKRLLESSKFQLMAQAVQPMTDQPLYYSKLERFQHVALDTLHTKTEKVHVLFISTEDKRIKKLSVKHQLEERRAQTCLIEVWQSAEYSGADGAILKMEYLKVTESLYLGTEQSLVRIPAQRCSRHVSQSSCLNAMDPYCGWNELIERCTPQELVQQLNKFWLQPDTLQCPILNAPIDGAWSTWSEWYKCKKQGDDDGNCMCRSRECNNPLPQNGGRSCDGITTEVTNCTVHGDWTNWSEWSACSQSCGIAVKTRRRSCGNPKPAHGGRTCVGDDHQEMYCRHLPPCPTPKLQAIDGGWGPWGVWSECSAQCGGGFRIRRRECNDPAPQNDGQECPGCAIDYEVCNVHACPEVKKLSSWTPWLVEYNDSRKSAEASGAYVERRFRYACRGSTTDMNSLRISLAKEETRTCHADGSCQRHHEVYGASAVAAGQPAAAEEREEHSEWGPCSASCGGGMQYRLHEVGGGGKHRGRHATLARVCNIQACEEPAAAPAANLNEVVLAHEWGCWTDWSPCSVTCGMGIRRRTRRCLGGHDKLCNGKAIEEEKCAMTPCTDFVGWSAWSAWSECSSDGIRIRHRKCLVDVPSPSECRGAEFEKTACVANEYEAVRLSSSTSWPWIILLVSIIYIATIIGTFYLTKRFMKPIDLGLNKNNTPAAPNYDSYANQYSSLPTKDIYEVRPKVKRQSSFNMCSPSPSKSCNTGTLTRNNMTHNHTPKVLAKTYNDCETGTLKRNSHQLNNYRSNIDDEKF, from the exons CGACTCAATTTATCGCATGTCCTTCGATTTGGAGCCACTGGAGCGTGCCATTTGGGCAGCACCGCCCGAACAGATCGGCATTTGTCAGGTAAAAGGCCagtcggagcgtttgtgtcGCAACTATGTGCGCGTACTGCAAAGCTATGGTGAGAATCAGTTGTACGCGTGTGGGACGAACGCCTTTCAGCCGCAATGTTCATGGCGCCAG ATGGAGAACCTTACCATTGTGGCCTATGATAATGGGGTGGGAAAGTGTCCCTTCAATCCGCATTCGAGCATAACGAGTCTAATGTCCAGCactgataaaatgtttgtgGGCACAGCGACGGATTTCTCAGGTGGCGATGCGGCGATTTTGCGCACCGAGGTGcaaccaaagaaaatt TTCGGATATCGGCACATTGTACGCACGcagcaatacaacaacaattggCTGAATAATCCGCACTTCGTGGGCAGCTTTGAGGCTGGCAGTTTTGTTTACTTCCTCTTCCGCGAGCCGGCCGTGGAGTACAGCAATTGGGGCAAG ATAATCTACTCGCGCATTGCACGCGTTTGCAAAAATGACGTCGGGGGCgatcacattttgaaaaacagttggACTTCCTTCGTCAAGGCGCGCTTGAATTGCTCACTACCTGGCGAATATCCGTTTTATTTTGATGAGATACACGGCATGACCTACTCGGCGGATGAAGATGTACTATATGCGACCTTTTCAACGCCAGA GAACAGCATTCATGGCTCAGCGGTCTGTTCGTACAATCTCTCTGCCATAAACGCCGCCTTTGACGGCCCATTCCGCTACCAAGACTCCGCCGACTCCGATTGGCGTGTGGTAGATATGCCTCATCGCGGTCAGTTCGAATGTGAGACTCCCTCGCCAGATATGCGATACAAACGTCTGCTCGAGTCATCGAAATTCCAACTTATGGCTCAAGCCGTACAACCAATGACCGATCAGCCGCTGTACTACTCTAAATTGGAGCGTTTCCAGCATGTAGCTTTGGACACATTGCATACGAAAACCGAGAAGGTGCATGTCTTGTTCATTTCGACGGAAGATAAGCGCATAAAAAAACTGTCGGTCAAGCATCAGTTAGAAGAGCGTCGTGCACAGACGTGCCTGATTGAGGTGTGGCAGTCGGCGGAGTATAGTGGCGCTGATGGCGCGATTTTAAAAATGGAGTATCTGAAAGTAACCGAGTCGCTGTATCTTGGCACGGAGCAGTCGCTAGTGCGCATACCAGCGCAGCGTTGTAGTCGTCATGTGTCGCAAAGCAGCTGCCTGAATGCTATGGATCCGTATTGCGGTTGGAATGAGCTGATTGAGCGTTGCACGCCACAGGAATTGGTGCAGCAATTGAACAAGTTTTGGCTACAACCCGATACTTTGCAGTGCCCCATTTTGAACGCACCCATCGACGGCGCTTGGTCTACCTGGTCGGAGTGGTATAAATGCAAGAAGCAAGGCGATGATGATGGCAATTGTATGTGCCGCTCGCGTGAATGCAACAATCCATTGCCGCAAAATGGTGGGCGTTCCTGTGATGGCATAACAACAGAAGTGACCAACTGTACCGTGCATGGTGATTGGACGAACTGGTCCGAATGGTCCGCTTGCTCGCAGTCCTGCGGAATTGCAGTGAAGACGCGTCGACGCTCGTGTGGCAATCCGAAACCAGCGCACGGTGGACGCACCTGCGTAGGTGATGATCATCAGGAGATGTATTGCCGTCATTTACCACCTTGCCCCACACCGAAGTTGCAAGCGATCGATGGCGGCTGGGGTCCTTGGGGTGTGTGGAGCGAATGTAGCGCCCAGTGTGGCGGTGGCTTTCGTATACGTCGCCGCGAATGCAACGATCCGGCGCCACAAAACGATGGCCAGGAATGTCCAGGTTGTGCTATCGACTATGAAGTGTGCAATGTGCATGCCTGCCCCGAAGTGAAGAAACTAAGTTCGTGGACGCCTTGGTTGGTGGAGTACAACGACAGTCGCAAAAGCGCAGAAGCCAGTGGCGCCTATGTCGAGCGTCGGTTTAGATACGCCTGCCGTGGTAGTACCACCGATATGAACAGCTTGCGCATATCATTAGCTAAGGAAGAGACGCGCACATGCCATGCGGATGGCAGTTGCCAACGGCATCACGAGGTGTACGGCGCCTCAGCGGTTGCAGCTGGCCAACCAGCAGCGGCAGAGGAGCGTGAAGAGCATAGTGAATGGGGTCCATGTAGTGCTAGCTGCGGTGGTGGCATGCAATATCGCCTACATGAAGTTGGTGGTGGGGGCAAGCATCGAGGACGTCATGCCACACTAGCGCGTGTGTGCAACATACAAGCTTGTGAAGAACCGGCCGCGGCGCCGGCAGCGAATCTGAATGAGGTTGTGTTGGCGCATGAGTGGGGTTGTTGGACCGATTGGTCACCATGCTCGGTGACTTGCGGCATGGGTATTAGACGACGCACACGCCGGTGCCTGGGCGGCCACGACAAGCTGTGCAATGGGAAGGCTATTGAGGAGGAAAAGTGTGCCATGACGCCTTGTACTG ATTTTGTTGGTTGGAGTGCATGGAGCGCTTGGTCGGAATGCTCCAGCGATGGAATACGCATAAGACATCGCAAATGTTTGGTAGATGTGCCCTCACCGTCCGAGTGCCGTGGTGCTGAGTTTGAGAAGACTGCATGCGTGGCGAACGAATATGAAG CCGTCCGCCTATCGTCTTCCACTTCATGGCCTTGGATCATCCTACTAGTATCTATAATCTACATCGCCACCATCATTGGCACTTTCTATCTGACCAAACGTTTTATGAAACCCATCGATCTGGGATTGAATAAGAATAACACACCTGCTGCGCCCAACTACGACTCCTATGCCAATCAGTATTCCAGTCTACCGACAAAGGAT ATCTACGAGGTGCGACCGAAAGTGAAACGACAATCCAGTTTCAATATGTGCTCACCATCGCCATCGAAGAGCTGCAATACGGGCACACTAACGCGAAATAATATGACACACAATCACACACCCAAGGTGTTGGCGAAGACCTACAATGACTGCGAGACGGGCACATTGAAGCGCAACTCCCATCAGCTGAACAATTATCGTTCGAATATTGATGATGAGAAGTTCTAG
- the LOC129243144 gene encoding semaphorin-5B isoform X1, which yields MFILKLHIMFTHFVLLLLLTSMLCLQQCTDAYRHKAANYELLDNDSRFISYQDLMSTSKRFNDPNTTYFSQMLFDVARNQVIVGARDSIYRMSFDLEPLERAIWAAPPEQIGICQVKGQSERLCRNYVRVLQSYGENQLYACGTNAFQPQCSWRQMENLTIVAYDNGVGKCPFNPHSSITSLMSSTDKMFVGTATDFSGGDAAILRTEVQPKKIFGYRHIVRTQQYNNNWLNNPHFVGSFEAGSFVYFLFREPAVEYSNWGKIIYSRIARVCKNDVGGDHILKNSWTSFVKARLNCSLPGEYPFYFDEIHGMTYSADEDVLYATFSTPENSIHGSAVCSYNLSAINAAFDGPFRYQDSADSDWRVVDMPHRGQFECETPSPDMRYKRLLESSKFQLMAQAVQPMTDQPLYYSKLERFQHVALDTLHTKTEKVHVLFISTEDKRIKKLSVKHQLEERRAQTCLIEVWQSAEYSGADGAILKMEYLKVTESLYLGTEQSLVRIPAQRCSRHVSQSSCLNAMDPYCGWNELIERCTPQELVQQLNKFWLQPDTLQCPILNAPIDGAWSTWSEWYKCKKQGDDDGNCMCRSRECNNPLPQNGGRSCDGITTEVTNCTVHGDWTNWSEWSACSQSCGIAVKTRRRSCGNPKPAHGGRTCVGDDHQEMYCRHLPPCPTPKLQAIDGGWGPWGVWSECSAQCGGGFRIRRRECNDPAPQNDGQECPGCAIDYEVCNVHACPEVKKLSSWTPWLVEYNDSRKSAEASGAYVERRFRYACRGSTTDMNSLRISLAKEETRTCHADGSCQRHHEVYGASAVAAGQPAAAEEREEHSEWGPCSASCGGGMQYRLHEVGGGGKHRGRHATLARVCNIQACEEPAAAPAANLNEVVLAHEWGCWTDWSPCSVTCGMGIRRRTRRCLGGHDKLCNGKAIEEEKCAMTPCTDFVGWSAWSAWSECSSDGIRIRHRKCLVDVPSPSECRGAEFEKTACVANEYEAVRLSSSTSWPWIILLVSIIYIATIIGTFYLTKRFMKPIDLGLNKNNTPAAPNYDSYANQYSSLPTKDSLNLQIYEVRPKVKRQSSFNMCSPSPSKSCNTGTLTRNNMTHNHTPKVLAKTYNDCETGTLKRNSHQLNNYRSNIDDEKF from the exons CGACTCAATTTATCGCATGTCCTTCGATTTGGAGCCACTGGAGCGTGCCATTTGGGCAGCACCGCCCGAACAGATCGGCATTTGTCAGGTAAAAGGCCagtcggagcgtttgtgtcGCAACTATGTGCGCGTACTGCAAAGCTATGGTGAGAATCAGTTGTACGCGTGTGGGACGAACGCCTTTCAGCCGCAATGTTCATGGCGCCAG ATGGAGAACCTTACCATTGTGGCCTATGATAATGGGGTGGGAAAGTGTCCCTTCAATCCGCATTCGAGCATAACGAGTCTAATGTCCAGCactgataaaatgtttgtgGGCACAGCGACGGATTTCTCAGGTGGCGATGCGGCGATTTTGCGCACCGAGGTGcaaccaaagaaaatt TTCGGATATCGGCACATTGTACGCACGcagcaatacaacaacaattggCTGAATAATCCGCACTTCGTGGGCAGCTTTGAGGCTGGCAGTTTTGTTTACTTCCTCTTCCGCGAGCCGGCCGTGGAGTACAGCAATTGGGGCAAG ATAATCTACTCGCGCATTGCACGCGTTTGCAAAAATGACGTCGGGGGCgatcacattttgaaaaacagttggACTTCCTTCGTCAAGGCGCGCTTGAATTGCTCACTACCTGGCGAATATCCGTTTTATTTTGATGAGATACACGGCATGACCTACTCGGCGGATGAAGATGTACTATATGCGACCTTTTCAACGCCAGA GAACAGCATTCATGGCTCAGCGGTCTGTTCGTACAATCTCTCTGCCATAAACGCCGCCTTTGACGGCCCATTCCGCTACCAAGACTCCGCCGACTCCGATTGGCGTGTGGTAGATATGCCTCATCGCGGTCAGTTCGAATGTGAGACTCCCTCGCCAGATATGCGATACAAACGTCTGCTCGAGTCATCGAAATTCCAACTTATGGCTCAAGCCGTACAACCAATGACCGATCAGCCGCTGTACTACTCTAAATTGGAGCGTTTCCAGCATGTAGCTTTGGACACATTGCATACGAAAACCGAGAAGGTGCATGTCTTGTTCATTTCGACGGAAGATAAGCGCATAAAAAAACTGTCGGTCAAGCATCAGTTAGAAGAGCGTCGTGCACAGACGTGCCTGATTGAGGTGTGGCAGTCGGCGGAGTATAGTGGCGCTGATGGCGCGATTTTAAAAATGGAGTATCTGAAAGTAACCGAGTCGCTGTATCTTGGCACGGAGCAGTCGCTAGTGCGCATACCAGCGCAGCGTTGTAGTCGTCATGTGTCGCAAAGCAGCTGCCTGAATGCTATGGATCCGTATTGCGGTTGGAATGAGCTGATTGAGCGTTGCACGCCACAGGAATTGGTGCAGCAATTGAACAAGTTTTGGCTACAACCCGATACTTTGCAGTGCCCCATTTTGAACGCACCCATCGACGGCGCTTGGTCTACCTGGTCGGAGTGGTATAAATGCAAGAAGCAAGGCGATGATGATGGCAATTGTATGTGCCGCTCGCGTGAATGCAACAATCCATTGCCGCAAAATGGTGGGCGTTCCTGTGATGGCATAACAACAGAAGTGACCAACTGTACCGTGCATGGTGATTGGACGAACTGGTCCGAATGGTCCGCTTGCTCGCAGTCCTGCGGAATTGCAGTGAAGACGCGTCGACGCTCGTGTGGCAATCCGAAACCAGCGCACGGTGGACGCACCTGCGTAGGTGATGATCATCAGGAGATGTATTGCCGTCATTTACCACCTTGCCCCACACCGAAGTTGCAAGCGATCGATGGCGGCTGGGGTCCTTGGGGTGTGTGGAGCGAATGTAGCGCCCAGTGTGGCGGTGGCTTTCGTATACGTCGCCGCGAATGCAACGATCCGGCGCCACAAAACGATGGCCAGGAATGTCCAGGTTGTGCTATCGACTATGAAGTGTGCAATGTGCATGCCTGCCCCGAAGTGAAGAAACTAAGTTCGTGGACGCCTTGGTTGGTGGAGTACAACGACAGTCGCAAAAGCGCAGAAGCCAGTGGCGCCTATGTCGAGCGTCGGTTTAGATACGCCTGCCGTGGTAGTACCACCGATATGAACAGCTTGCGCATATCATTAGCTAAGGAAGAGACGCGCACATGCCATGCGGATGGCAGTTGCCAACGGCATCACGAGGTGTACGGCGCCTCAGCGGTTGCAGCTGGCCAACCAGCAGCGGCAGAGGAGCGTGAAGAGCATAGTGAATGGGGTCCATGTAGTGCTAGCTGCGGTGGTGGCATGCAATATCGCCTACATGAAGTTGGTGGTGGGGGCAAGCATCGAGGACGTCATGCCACACTAGCGCGTGTGTGCAACATACAAGCTTGTGAAGAACCGGCCGCGGCGCCGGCAGCGAATCTGAATGAGGTTGTGTTGGCGCATGAGTGGGGTTGTTGGACCGATTGGTCACCATGCTCGGTGACTTGCGGCATGGGTATTAGACGACGCACACGCCGGTGCCTGGGCGGCCACGACAAGCTGTGCAATGGGAAGGCTATTGAGGAGGAAAAGTGTGCCATGACGCCTTGTACTG ATTTTGTTGGTTGGAGTGCATGGAGCGCTTGGTCGGAATGCTCCAGCGATGGAATACGCATAAGACATCGCAAATGTTTGGTAGATGTGCCCTCACCGTCCGAGTGCCGTGGTGCTGAGTTTGAGAAGACTGCATGCGTGGCGAACGAATATGAAG CCGTCCGCCTATCGTCTTCCACTTCATGGCCTTGGATCATCCTACTAGTATCTATAATCTACATCGCCACCATCATTGGCACTTTCTATCTGACCAAACGTTTTATGAAACCCATCGATCTGGGATTGAATAAGAATAACACACCTGCTGCGCCCAACTACGACTCCTATGCCAATCAGTATTCCAGTCTACCGACAAAGGAT TCTTTAAATTTACAGATCTACGAGGTGCGACCGAAAGTGAAACGACAATCCAGTTTCAATATGTGCTCACCATCGCCATCGAAGAGCTGCAATACGGGCACACTAACGCGAAATAATATGACACACAATCACACACCCAAGGTGTTGGCGAAGACCTACAATGACTGCGAGACGGGCACATTGAAGCGCAACTCCCATCAGCTGAACAATTATCGTTCGAATATTGATGATGAGAAGTTCTAG